From Cellulomonas fimi ATCC 484, a single genomic window includes:
- the argF gene encoding ornithine carbamoyltransferase, whose translation MTRHFLRDDDLTPAEQREVLELALAFRDDRYVRRPLAGPRAVAVIFDKPTLRTQVSFTAGIAELGGYPLLVEGSLAQIGVRESVADTARVLGRQVAAVVWRTYAQERLEEMAQFGGVPVVNALTDLFHPCQILADLATVALHRGGVGRLAGQTLAYVGDGANNMAHSYLLGGATAGLHVRVGSPDGYRPDPRVLADAAAVAERTGGSVTVVGSLAEAVTGADVVATDTWVSMGQEGEATERETPFVPFRVDAAALALAAPDALVLHCLPAYRGKEITSDVLDGPQSVVWDEAEFRLHAQKALLTWLLERS comes from the coding sequence GTGACCCGGCACTTCCTGCGCGACGACGACCTGACCCCCGCCGAGCAGCGCGAGGTCCTCGAGCTCGCGCTCGCGTTCCGCGACGACCGCTACGTGCGCCGCCCGCTCGCCGGGCCGCGTGCGGTCGCGGTCATCTTCGACAAGCCGACGCTGCGCACGCAGGTGTCGTTCACCGCGGGCATCGCCGAGCTCGGCGGGTACCCGCTCCTCGTCGAGGGCTCGCTCGCGCAGATCGGCGTGCGCGAGTCCGTGGCCGACACGGCGCGCGTGCTGGGTCGCCAGGTCGCCGCGGTGGTGTGGCGCACGTACGCGCAGGAGCGGCTCGAGGAGATGGCGCAGTTCGGCGGTGTCCCCGTCGTCAACGCGCTCACCGACCTGTTCCACCCGTGCCAGATCCTCGCCGACCTCGCGACCGTCGCGCTGCACCGGGGTGGCGTCGGCCGCCTCGCCGGGCAGACGCTGGCCTACGTGGGCGACGGCGCGAACAACATGGCGCACTCGTACCTGCTGGGCGGGGCGACGGCCGGCCTGCACGTGCGGGTCGGCTCGCCCGACGGCTACCGCCCCGACCCGCGGGTCCTGGCCGACGCGGCGGCCGTCGCGGAGCGCACGGGCGGCTCCGTCACGGTCGTCGGCTCGCTCGCCGAGGCCGTGACCGGCGCGGACGTCGTCGCGACCGACACGTGGGTCTCGATGGGGCAGGAGGGCGAGGCGACCGAGCGCGAGACGCCGTTCGTGCCGTTCCGCGTCGACGCCGCCGCACTCGCGCTCGCCGCGCCCGACGCGCTCGTCCTGCACTGCCTGCCCGCGTACCGGGGCAAGGAGATCACCTCCGACGTGCTCGACGGCCCGCAGTCGGTCGTGTGGGACGAGGCGGAGTTCCGCCTGCACGCCCAGAAGGCGCTGCTCACGTGGCTCCTGGAGCGGTCGTGA
- a CDS encoding acetylornithine transaminase, producing MSTDVTPPSAARHRAATAPDATLPVAATDGSVAQWTERYTHALMDTFGAPQRVLVRGEGPYVWDADGRRYLDLLGGIAVNSLGHAHPTLTAAISAQLGTLGHISNFFASPTQIAFAERLLQVTQAPAGSRVFLTNSGTEANEAAFKLARRNGGPERPRVLALEGAFHGRSMGALALTHKAAYREPFEPLPGGVEFLPFGDTAALEAAFADGAGERVAALFVEPIQGEAGVRPLPPGYLALARRLTAEHGALLVLDEVQTGMGRTGTWLAHHLPYVGGGIVPDAVTLAKGLGGGFPVGALVAYGERTASLLGRGQHGTTFGGNPVAAAAALATIAVIERDGLLAHVTTTGAALRERVARLGHPLVAGVRGEGLLVAIELTAAVAPQVAARALDAGFVVNPCTPTTLRLAPPFVLTDEQAGTFVDFLGALPADLGEDA from the coding sequence ATGAGCACCGACGTGACGCCGCCCTCCGCCGCCCGGCACCGGGCCGCGACCGCGCCCGACGCGACCCTGCCGGTCGCCGCGACGGACGGTTCCGTCGCGCAGTGGACCGAGCGCTACACGCACGCGCTCATGGACACGTTCGGCGCGCCGCAGCGCGTGCTGGTGCGCGGCGAGGGCCCGTACGTGTGGGACGCCGACGGCCGGCGCTACCTCGACCTGCTCGGTGGCATCGCCGTGAACTCCCTCGGCCACGCGCACCCCACGCTGACCGCCGCGATCAGCGCGCAGCTCGGCACGCTCGGCCACATCTCGAACTTCTTCGCGAGCCCGACACAGATCGCGTTCGCGGAGCGCCTGCTGCAGGTCACCCAGGCGCCCGCCGGCTCGCGCGTGTTCCTCACGAACTCCGGCACGGAGGCCAACGAGGCGGCGTTCAAGCTGGCCCGTCGCAACGGCGGCCCCGAGCGCCCGCGGGTGCTCGCGCTCGAGGGCGCGTTCCACGGCCGCTCGATGGGTGCGCTCGCGCTCACGCACAAGGCCGCCTACCGCGAGCCGTTCGAGCCGCTGCCCGGCGGCGTCGAGTTCCTGCCGTTCGGTGACACCGCGGCGCTCGAGGCCGCGTTCGCCGACGGCGCGGGGGAGCGTGTCGCGGCGCTGTTCGTCGAGCCGATCCAGGGCGAGGCGGGCGTGCGGCCGCTGCCGCCCGGCTACCTCGCGCTGGCCCGACGGCTCACGGCCGAGCACGGTGCGCTGCTGGTCCTCGACGAGGTGCAGACCGGGATGGGCCGCACGGGCACGTGGCTCGCGCACCACCTGCCGTACGTCGGCGGCGGGATCGTGCCCGACGCCGTGACGCTCGCCAAGGGGCTGGGCGGCGGCTTCCCCGTCGGCGCGCTCGTGGCCTACGGCGAGCGCACCGCGTCGCTCCTCGGCCGTGGCCAGCACGGCACCACGTTCGGCGGCAACCCGGTCGCCGCGGCGGCCGCGCTGGCGACCATCGCGGTGATCGAGCGCGACGGGCTCCTGGCGCACGTCACGACCACCGGCGCCGCGCTGCGCGAGCGGGTCGCCCGGCTCGGCCACCCGCTCGTCGCGGGGGTCCGCGGCGAGGGCCTGCTCGTCGCGATCGAGCTGACCGCGGCCGTCGCGCCGCAGGTCGCCGCGCGCGCGCTCGACGCCGGCTTCGTCGTCAACCCGTGCACGCCGACGACCCTGCGCCTCGCCCCGCCGTTCGTCCTCACCGACGAGCAGGCCGGCACGTTCGTCGACTTCCTGGGCGCGCTGCCCGCCGACCTCGGGGAGGACGCGTGA